One genomic window of Ziziphus jujuba cultivar Dongzao chromosome 4, ASM3175591v1 includes the following:
- the LOC107417096 gene encoding uncharacterized protein LOC107417096, protein MAMTHTSVGLCRPAVLKAGLAVIAMCIAGYILGPPLYWHFMEGLAAVSRSSSSCPSCVCDCSSQPILSIPLGLSNTSFADCAKHDPEVSEDTEKNFAELLAEELKIREAEALENQRRADMALLEAKKVTSQYLKEADKCNSGMETCEEAREKSETALAAQKRLTALWESRARQKGWKEGVAKSHVQTQGNLQTV, encoded by the exons ATGGCGATGACCCATACCTCGGTGGGTTTATGTCGTCCCGCAGTTTTGAAGGCTGGCTTGGCAGTTATCGCCATGTGCATAGCTGGCTACATTCTGGGTCCTCCCCTTTACTGGCATTTCATGGAAGGCTTGGCCGCCGTTAGccgctcttcttcttcttgcccTTCTTGCGTCTGCGATTGCTCTTCTCAGCCTATCCTCTCTATCCCGCTTG GATTGAGCAACACCTCATTTGCAG ATTGTGCAAAGCATGACCCAGAAGTGAGTGAAGACACTGAGAAGAACTTTGCAGAGTTATTGGCAGAGGAACTGAAGATACGGGAAGCTGAAGCTTTGGAGAATCAGAGACGTGCAGACATGGCTCTGCTAGAGGCTAAGAAAGTCACATCCCAGTACCTAAAGGAAGCAGATAAGTGCAATTCAGGGATGGAAACATGCGAAGAAGCAAGGGAGAAATCCGAAACAGCATTAGCTGCACAAAAGAGACTAACAGCACTGTGGGAATCCAGGGCTCGTCAGAAAGGATGGAAAGAAGGAGTTGCCAAGTCTCATGTTCAGACGCAAGGGAATCTCCAGACAGTTTAA